Proteins encoded by one window of Fusobacteriaceae bacterium:
- a CDS encoding autotransporter outer membrane beta-barrel domain-containing protein, with protein MGEKKGMFLKTRDFRRFLTGSAMVFLFLLPTAAVRGEEEERDSRTVSADTGYEIAGVEKDIVDGVDAKNFDLIIETGPFSHAIYGGYAEGVSAINNTLLMKSGTTNKPLFGGYSFGVAALGNITTIKAGTVSGKTYGGYVQAYYHERESEEDDKYEIPEGQIEINDNIVNIEGSSDVADVVGGGAVSYANTAFFLNNQVNVGDTAKTGNIFGAYIDPEGTVIAEGNSVNISGSPTINGSVLGAYIRAENSLDDELENPSFSLRYNSITLSGNPTGIKGLYGAYVKRIEAIEAPYDAFTGNMLHVDRPSEGQIIVGDGDESLQKMDYETAIVKNFEFYRFTLPENEVYDDGKADFDKALLYVKGRVLMKAKGDITAVEEKYDSYVDKYQTPDSYSKVEAIGIGLNEIIAPGDEVKLIETENDDDLILTADTLKDPVVTDEDATKIETTWKLINDVPNVLSAFLQKLEAKHNLTRSRDWRVHSTENENVILIVKGKMTMEDDKELYLDNSKGGGVYANIGTLDIREGNLRLGDTNAWNGDAEENPDGVIINNLVMGGGSTVYAGASGYRVKHYKIHASKEEDEVSAGTIDGNLLGDDSLFTFYLPKTTKANDKFTKVTGKASVDGSTVYLVWSGNEDPGFVDGDELYLIEAAEENDNESRSDIGTPENVDAPLKIGSLLQYDFKLKTNETQLIAYLDGTSEIEEEDDSNGKGKGKTQNPVKPVEEIEEPESEEPDGGSKDRSAGAGTTKSPLLPESRSIAEGYLGGLALVIRGHELLTGAILPKTDDFDYQVFGVFGGANLHYNAGGHLGLKDFTVLAGISKRKENEKGDLYFGPFVEYGVGSYHTRDTYPTIGTVNGKGHARYIGLGLLARYNFKETEDGYLYLEGSGRIGRLKDHYDSKDIKDALGNVAKYDLSSPYYGFHGGIGYVWYLNEKTDLDLSAKYYLTRIKGDSLRLTTGDPVDFHPATSSRVQARAKLSRKINVKFSPYVALAWERELDGTVNASTGRYGFVAPSLAGNTGIGELGFVWKPKPRWTIDLGLQGYFGKREGLAATLRVKYQW; from the coding sequence ATGGGAGAAAAAAAGGGGATGTTTTTGAAAACAAGGGATTTCAGGCGTTTTTTGACGGGATCGGCGATGGTCTTTTTGTTTTTGTTGCCGACGGCGGCTGTTCGGGGTGAAGAGGAAGAGCGGGACAGCCGGACTGTCAGCGCGGATACGGGATATGAAATCGCTGGCGTCGAAAAAGATATCGTTGACGGAGTGGACGCCAAAAATTTTGATTTGATCATTGAAACCGGTCCTTTCAGTCACGCCATCTACGGTGGATATGCCGAAGGCGTCAGCGCCATCAACAATACTTTGCTGATGAAGTCGGGAACGACCAATAAACCTCTATTTGGCGGTTATTCTTTCGGCGTCGCGGCCTTGGGCAATATCACAACGATAAAAGCCGGAACAGTTTCGGGCAAGACCTATGGCGGTTATGTCCAAGCTTATTATCACGAGCGTGAATCTGAAGAAGATGATAAATATGAGATTCCCGAAGGTCAGATTGAAATCAACGACAATATCGTCAATATTGAAGGCAGTTCTGATGTGGCCGACGTTGTCGGCGGCGGTGCCGTAAGCTATGCGAACACCGCCTTCTTCCTCAACAATCAGGTCAATGTCGGAGATACAGCCAAAACAGGCAATATTTTCGGCGCCTACATCGATCCGGAGGGAACTGTGATAGCGGAAGGCAACAGCGTCAATATTTCCGGCTCGCCGACAATCAATGGTTCCGTATTGGGAGCATATATACGTGCTGAAAACTCCTTAGATGACGAATTGGAAAATCCGAGTTTTTCTCTCAGATATAATTCCATTACGCTGTCAGGAAATCCGACAGGCATCAAAGGCCTATACGGCGCGTACGTAAAGCGCATAGAAGCCATTGAAGCTCCATACGACGCATTTACAGGCAACATGCTCCACGTTGACCGTCCCTCTGAAGGTCAGATCATTGTCGGTGACGGCGATGAAAGTTTACAGAAAATGGATTATGAAACTGCTATAGTAAAAAATTTTGAATTTTACCGGTTCACGCTTCCCGAAAACGAAGTATATGATGACGGAAAAGCAGATTTTGATAAAGCCCTGCTGTACGTAAAGGGGCGGGTGCTTATGAAGGCAAAGGGTGACATAACGGCGGTAGAAGAAAAATACGATTCTTACGTAGACAAATATCAAACGCCCGATTCCTACTCCAAAGTCGAAGCGATCGGCATCGGCCTCAACGAAATCATCGCCCCCGGCGACGAAGTCAAGCTGATTGAAACGGAAAATGACGACGACTTGATTCTTACCGCCGATACGCTGAAGGATCCCGTCGTCACCGACGAAGACGCTACAAAGATCGAGACGACCTGGAAACTGATCAACGACGTCCCCAACGTGCTGTCGGCCTTCCTGCAAAAACTGGAGGCGAAGCACAACCTCACGCGCTCCCGTGACTGGCGCGTACATTCGACGGAAAATGAGAATGTCATCCTGATCGTCAAAGGCAAGATGACAATGGAAGATGACAAAGAGCTTTATTTGGATAACTCTAAAGGAGGAGGAGTTTATGCAAATATCGGGACATTGGACATCAGAGAGGGGAATTTGCGTCTTGGCGACACAAACGCCTGGAACGGAGATGCGGAAGAAAATCCAGACGGCGTTATTATCAATAATCTCGTTATGGGCGGAGGGAGTACTGTATATGCTGGGGCTAGCGGATACCGAGTAAAACACTATAAGATTCACGCTTCCAAAGAGGAGGACGAAGTCTCGGCCGGAACCATCGACGGCAATCTGCTGGGAGACGATTCCCTCTTCACGTTCTATCTGCCGAAGACGACGAAAGCCAACGACAAATTTACCAAGGTGACCGGCAAGGCCTCCGTGGACGGCAGTACGGTCTATCTGGTCTGGAGCGGCAATGAGGATCCCGGCTTCGTGGACGGCGACGAATTATACCTGATCGAAGCGGCGGAAGAAAACGACAACGAAAGCCGCTCGGATATCGGGACGCCCGAAAATGTCGACGCGCCCCTCAAAATAGGCTCTCTGCTACAATACGACTTTAAACTGAAAACCAACGAAACACAACTGATCGCCTACCTCGACGGCACATCCGAAATCGAGGAGGAAGATGACTCTAACGGCAAGGGAAAGGGCAAAACCCAAAATCCGGTAAAACCTGTCGAGGAAATTGAGGAACCCGAAAGCGAGGAACCCGACGGCGGGTCGAAAGACCGGAGTGCCGGCGCGGGTACGACAAAATCCCCCCTGCTTCCCGAATCCCGCTCCATCGCCGAAGGCTATCTCGGCGGCCTGGCCCTCGTGATCCGTGGCCATGAACTCCTGACGGGCGCGATCCTCCCCAAGACCGACGACTTCGACTATCAGGTCTTCGGCGTCTTCGGCGGCGCGAACCTCCACTACAACGCGGGCGGCCACCTGGGCTTGAAAGACTTTACGGTTTTGGCCGGCATTTCCAAGCGGAAGGAAAATGAAAAAGGGGACCTCTACTTCGGCCCCTTCGTCGAATACGGCGTCGGTTCTTATCACACCCGGGATACGTATCCCACGATCGGAACCGTCAACGGCAAAGGTCACGCCAGATATATCGGCCTCGGCCTTCTGGCCAGATACAATTTCAAAGAAACCGAAGACGGCTATCTCTATCTTGAGGGCTCCGGCCGGATCGGCCGCCTCAAGGACCACTATGACAGCAAAGACATCAAAGACGCTCTGGGGAATGTGGCCAAATACGACCTCTCCTCCCCCTACTATGGCTTCCATGGCGGAATCGGCTATGTTTGGTACTTAAACGAAAAGACGGACCTCGATCTGTCGGCCAAATATTATCTGACCCGGATCAAGGGAGACAGTCTCCGTCTCACGACCGGAGACCCCGTTGACTTCCATCCGGCGACGTCCTCACGGGTTCAGGCCCGGGCAAAATTGAGCCGCAAGATCAACGTCAAATTCTCCCCCTATGTGGCGCTGGCCTGGGAGCGGGAACTCGACGGGACCGTCAACGCCTCCACGGGACGCTACGGCTTCGTAGCCCCGAGCCTTGCCGGCAACACGGGAATCGGAGAACTGGGCTTCGTCTGGAAACCTAAACCCCGCTGGACCATCGATCTGGGCCTTCAGGGCTACTTCGGAAAGCGCGAGGGACTCGCCGCAACGCT